The following are from one region of the Streptomyces fradiae genome:
- a CDS encoding Dabb family protein, with protein sequence MIRHLVLFKLNDGVQRDEPRVVAGVEAFRALGTQIPELKFWECDWNITDRPIAYDFAINSAVADRDALQRYLDHPAHQAGVGMWREFSTWVIADYEIEG encoded by the coding sequence GTGATCCGCCATCTGGTCCTCTTCAAGCTCAACGACGGCGTGCAGCGCGACGAGCCGCGCGTCGTCGCCGGCGTCGAGGCCTTCCGCGCCCTCGGTACGCAGATTCCGGAGCTGAAGTTCTGGGAGTGCGACTGGAACATCACCGACCGGCCGATCGCGTACGACTTCGCCATCAATTCCGCCGTCGCCGACCGCGACGCCCTGCAGCGCTACCTGGACCACCCCGCGCACCAGGCGGGCGTGGGCATGTGGCGCGAGTTCTCCACGTGGGTCATCGCCGACTACGAGATCGAGGGCTGA
- a CDS encoding RNA polymerase sigma factor SigF — protein MPASAAPQVPPQPQNEAGPAETAPHPPEPPRPRPQSTRGADTRALTQVLFGELKKLEPGTAEHHRVRGALIEANLPLVRYAAARFRSRNEPMEDVVQVGTIGLINAIDRFDPDRGVQFPTFAMPTVVGEIKRYFRDNVRTVHVPRRLHELWVQVNGATEDLTTAHGRSPTTAEIAERLKIGEDEVLACIEAGRSYHATSLEAAQEGDGLPGLLDRLGYEDPALAGVEHRDLVRHLLVQLPEREQRILMLRYYSNLTQSQISQELGVSQMHVSRLLARSFARLRSANRIEA, from the coding sequence GTGCCGGCCAGTGCAGCGCCTCAAGTCCCGCCCCAGCCCCAGAACGAGGCCGGGCCCGCGGAGACGGCTCCCCACCCCCCGGAACCCCCGCGCCCCCGCCCCCAGAGCACCCGCGGCGCCGACACCCGCGCCCTCACCCAGGTGCTCTTCGGCGAGCTCAAGAAGCTGGAGCCGGGCACCGCCGAGCACCACCGCGTCCGCGGGGCCCTGATCGAGGCCAACCTCCCCCTCGTCCGCTACGCCGCCGCCCGCTTCCGCAGCCGCAACGAGCCGATGGAGGACGTGGTCCAGGTCGGCACCATCGGCCTGATCAACGCGATCGACCGCTTCGACCCGGACCGCGGCGTCCAGTTCCCGACCTTCGCGATGCCGACCGTCGTCGGCGAGATCAAGCGCTACTTCCGGGACAACGTCCGCACCGTCCATGTCCCGCGCCGGCTCCACGAGTTGTGGGTCCAGGTCAACGGCGCCACCGAGGACCTGACCACGGCCCACGGCCGGTCCCCCACCACCGCCGAGATCGCCGAACGCCTCAAGATCGGCGAGGACGAGGTGCTCGCCTGCATCGAGGCCGGCCGCTCCTACCACGCCACCTCCCTGGAGGCGGCCCAGGAGGGCGACGGGCTGCCCGGCCTGCTCGACCGCCTCGGGTACGAGGACCCCGCGCTCGCCGGCGTCGAACACCGCGATCTCGTACGGCATCTGCTCGTCCAGCTCCCCGAGCGCGAGCAGCGGATCCTGATGCTGCGCTACTACAGCAACCTGACCCAGTCTCAGATCAGCCAGGAGCTCGGTGTCTCGCAGATGCACGTGTCAAGGCTCCTCGCCCGCAGCTTCGCCCGATTGAGATCCGCAAATCGGATCGAGGCGTAA
- a CDS encoding type II toxin-antitoxin system VapB family antitoxin — MIFKRIGNGRPYPDHGRESTRQWADVAPRPVRLDQLVTTKGQLDLETLLAEDSTFYGDLFAHVVKWRGDLYLEDGLHRAVRAALQQRQVLHARVLEMD; from the coding sequence GTGATCTTCAAGCGCATCGGAAACGGCCGGCCGTATCCCGACCACGGCCGGGAAAGCACCCGGCAGTGGGCGGACGTGGCACCGCGCCCGGTCCGCCTCGACCAGCTGGTGACCACCAAGGGCCAGCTGGACCTGGAGACGCTGCTCGCCGAGGACTCGACGTTCTACGGCGACCTCTTCGCGCATGTCGTGAAGTGGCGGGGCGATCTCTATCTGGAGGACGGACTGCACCGCGCGGTCCGAGCCGCGCTCCAGCAGCGGCAGGTGCTGCACGCGCGCGTGCTCGAAATGGACTGA
- a CDS encoding DoxX family protein, which yields MSTTATVVTAVAAFMAGFSGAAIFFRAKFVVEPLAEYGVPRSTWNLLGAAKLAGAVGLLVGYAIPAIGIAAAIGLVLYFAGAVITVLRARAYGHVPFPLIYMAPAVAVLALAA from the coding sequence ATGTCCACCACCGCCACCGTCGTGACCGCCGTCGCCGCCTTCATGGCCGGGTTCTCCGGCGCGGCGATCTTCTTCCGGGCGAAGTTCGTCGTCGAACCGCTCGCGGAGTACGGCGTCCCGCGCTCCACCTGGAACCTGCTCGGCGCCGCCAAGCTGGCCGGCGCGGTGGGGCTCCTCGTCGGGTACGCGATCCCGGCGATCGGTATCGCCGCCGCGATCGGACTCGTCCTGTACTTCGCGGGCGCGGTCATCACGGTCCTCCGCGCCCGCGCGTACGGACACGTTCCGTTCCCGCTGATCTACATGGCCCCGGCGGTCGCCGTCCTGGCGCTGGCGGCGTGA
- a CDS encoding Scr1 family TA system antitoxin-like transcriptional regulator, translating into MIERGGKAGVEPATTAEMFGELLRHYRESAGLTQEALARQVPCDRSQVAKVEAAKRVPTDTFAKACDRVLGTGQKLFHLWERIDWYPEVQHPDWFERRAEMDAKAVALHEYQVGVMPGLLQAPEYAHALFARAISGEELDERVRARLSRQQRFLSEDGPLYTVVLDESCLQTVIGGADVMRTQCAHLLHVGRLPNVFVQVAPFQDAELHRPNTSMSLISLSDGHEWIYSESLDSGHFSDDPAALARHARTYHGLRADALSARESATLISDLMEGYGHHGTARSERGDLDQEQLQRGQRRKLHRSRPRIPRPRPRT; encoded by the coding sequence ATGATCGAGCGGGGCGGGAAGGCGGGCGTGGAGCCCGCGACGACGGCGGAGATGTTCGGCGAACTGCTCAGGCACTACAGGGAGTCAGCGGGCCTGACGCAGGAGGCGTTGGCGCGGCAGGTGCCGTGCGACCGGTCGCAGGTGGCGAAGGTGGAAGCGGCGAAACGGGTGCCGACGGACACGTTCGCGAAGGCGTGCGACAGGGTGCTGGGGACGGGGCAGAAGTTATTCCACCTGTGGGAGCGGATCGACTGGTACCCGGAGGTGCAGCATCCGGACTGGTTCGAGCGGCGGGCGGAGATGGACGCGAAGGCGGTGGCCCTGCACGAGTACCAGGTTGGGGTCATGCCTGGCCTGCTCCAGGCACCGGAGTACGCACATGCCCTGTTCGCTCGCGCCATCAGCGGCGAGGAGTTGGACGAACGCGTACGTGCCAGGTTGAGCCGCCAGCAACGCTTCCTTTCGGAGGACGGCCCGCTGTACACCGTCGTACTGGACGAGAGCTGTCTGCAGACCGTGATCGGTGGGGCCGATGTCATGCGCACCCAGTGCGCCCACCTGCTGCACGTCGGCAGACTCCCCAACGTCTTCGTCCAGGTGGCACCGTTCCAGGACGCGGAACTGCACCGTCCCAACACGTCGATGTCACTGATCAGCCTGTCTGACGGGCACGAATGGATCTACTCGGAATCGCTCGACAGCGGCCACTTCAGCGATGATCCAGCCGCCTTGGCGCGGCACGCCCGGACCTATCATGGGCTGAGGGCTGACGCTCTGTCTGCCCGCGAATCCGCCACGCTGATCAGCGACTTGATGGAAGGGTACGGGCATCATGGAACGGCACGATCTGAGCGCGGCGATCTGGATCAAGAGCAGCTACAGCGGGGACAACGGCGGAAACTGCATCGAAGTCGCCCCCGGATTCCCCGACCTCGTCCCCGTACGTGA
- a CDS encoding alpha/beta fold hydrolase, translated as MNDIGHVKVPGATLRYESRGSGPVLLLIPGGAGDAGLFEGMADQLADAGHTVVSYDQRGLSRSPLDGPLADQRVEEWGADALAVVDAVTPDQPAYVFGSSSGAIVGLALLAARPDRVRRLVAHEPPLVELLADPAPYRDHFAEVRELHRTKGLATAMARFAETPDGRKPEREHESAELPPSIRPMAARMGANMPVFLEHVLCPFSSSAPDLDGLRAAAGKLILGVGRESAGQEALVGPSRRIAELTGAEIIEFPGGHVGCVEHPEEFAELLLTAMRP; from the coding sequence ATGAACGACATCGGCCATGTGAAGGTGCCCGGCGCCACCCTCCGCTACGAATCCCGCGGCAGCGGGCCCGTCCTCCTCCTCATCCCCGGCGGCGCGGGCGACGCCGGGCTGTTCGAGGGGATGGCCGACCAGCTCGCGGACGCCGGGCACACCGTGGTCTCGTACGACCAGCGCGGGCTCTCGCGCAGCCCGCTGGACGGGCCGCTCGCCGACCAGCGGGTCGAGGAGTGGGGTGCGGACGCGCTCGCGGTCGTGGACGCCGTCACACCCGACCAGCCCGCGTACGTCTTCGGCAGCAGCTCCGGCGCCATCGTCGGCCTCGCGCTGCTCGCCGCCCGGCCCGACCGGGTGCGCCGGCTCGTCGCCCACGAGCCGCCGCTCGTGGAGCTGCTCGCCGACCCCGCCCCGTACCGCGACCACTTCGCCGAGGTGCGCGAGCTGCACCGTACGAAGGGGCTCGCGACGGCCATGGCCCGGTTCGCGGAGACGCCGGACGGACGGAAGCCCGAGAGGGAGCACGAGTCGGCCGAACTGCCGCCCTCCATCCGGCCGATGGCCGCCCGCATGGGGGCCAACATGCCCGTCTTCCTGGAGCACGTGCTCTGCCCCTTCTCCTCCTCCGCACCCGACCTCGACGGGCTGCGCGCCGCCGCCGGGAAGTTGATCCTGGGCGTCGGGCGGGAGTCGGCGGGTCAGGAGGCCCTGGTCGGTCCGTCCCGGCGGATCGCGGAGCTGACCGGGGCGGAGATCATCGAGTTCCCTGGCGGGCACGTCGGCTGCGTCGAGCACCCGGAGGAGTTCGCGGAGCTGCTGCTCACTGCCATGCGGCCGTGA
- a CDS encoding TetR/AcrR family transcriptional regulator, protein MVRAGITPDLLVRAAAELADEAGGIEKVTVSALARRFGVKDASLYSHIKNLRDLRVRLALLASHEMNEAIGAAVAGRSGRDALVGFADAYRDYALAHPGRYAATQQRIELDEVQDTAVFQRAVELTYGMLRGYGLGEPDLTDAGRLLRATFHGFIHIELSGGFQHTRPVAASWARSLDALHTTLENWGSQK, encoded by the coding sequence ATGGTCCGAGCCGGAATCACCCCCGACCTCCTCGTCCGCGCTGCCGCCGAACTGGCCGACGAGGCCGGGGGGATCGAGAAGGTCACCGTCTCGGCGCTCGCGCGCCGCTTCGGAGTCAAGGACGCGAGCCTGTACTCGCACATCAAGAACCTCCGCGATCTGCGCGTCCGGCTCGCCCTCCTCGCCTCGCACGAGATGAACGAGGCCATCGGCGCCGCCGTGGCCGGCCGCTCCGGGCGGGACGCGCTGGTCGGCTTCGCCGACGCCTACCGGGACTACGCCCTCGCCCACCCCGGCCGGTACGCGGCCACCCAGCAGCGGATCGAGCTCGACGAGGTCCAGGACACCGCCGTCTTCCAGCGGGCGGTCGAGCTGACGTACGGGATGTTGCGCGGCTACGGCCTCGGCGAGCCCGACCTCACCGACGCGGGACGCCTTCTCCGTGCCACCTTCCACGGGTTCATCCACATCGAGCTGAGCGGCGGCTTCCAGCACACCCGGCCCGTCGCCGCCTCCTGGGCGCGCTCGCTCGACGCCCTGCACACCACACTCGAGAACTGGGGGAGCCAGAAATGA
- a CDS encoding M28 family metallopeptidase — protein sequence MNASQRRAAAVLAAAALATPLVLAAPATATPAPGAAEARDAARLAKKLVRETSAQDAFKHLQKFQAIADSAEGNRAAGTLGHDASAAYVYTQLKKAGYAVTYQKFDFIYIKTLAEKAAVVTPAPRDLPIRAMTYTKSTPVGGVKADLAAAPVDADGTTGCEPGDFAAGAFTGKIALIKRGGCTFAVKQENAAAAGAVGAIVYNNVEGVLSGTLGDATAGKIPTGGITQAEGEKLAADLAKGPVNLSFEIRQFQEKRSTNNVIAETKGGNAANTVMLGAHLDSVTAGPGINDNGSGSAGLLQTALELAKSKDKVRNKVRFAWWSAEEVGLLGSDHYVTNLSSLGKKEIKLYLNFDMIASPNYGLFVYDGDDSDGVGSGAGPEGSAQLERDITNFMDKTGAPHEGTDFTGRSDYGPFVEAGIPSGGTFTGAEGIKTAGQAEKFGGEAGVAYDVNYHAAGDDITNIDMTAFDINIDVIANAVGTYAHDISSLKKPVVSVPTTGDAGSGGGLHGDHDEVTE from the coding sequence GTGAACGCATCCCAGCGCAGAGCCGCCGCAGTTCTGGCCGCCGCCGCACTCGCCACCCCGCTGGTGCTCGCCGCTCCCGCCACCGCCACCCCCGCGCCCGGCGCGGCCGAGGCCAGGGACGCCGCAAGGCTGGCCAAGAAGCTGGTCCGCGAGACGAGCGCCCAGGACGCCTTCAAGCACCTGCAGAAGTTCCAGGCGATAGCCGACTCGGCCGAAGGCAACCGCGCGGCCGGCACCCTGGGCCACGACGCCTCCGCCGCGTACGTCTACACGCAGCTGAAGAAGGCCGGCTACGCCGTCACGTACCAGAAGTTCGACTTCATCTACATCAAGACGCTCGCCGAGAAGGCCGCCGTCGTCACCCCCGCCCCGCGCGACCTGCCGATCAGGGCGATGACGTACACGAAGTCGACCCCGGTCGGCGGCGTCAAGGCCGACCTGGCCGCCGCCCCGGTCGACGCGGACGGCACCACCGGCTGCGAGCCGGGCGACTTCGCCGCCGGCGCGTTCACCGGCAAGATCGCCCTGATCAAGCGCGGCGGCTGCACCTTCGCCGTCAAGCAGGAGAACGCCGCCGCGGCCGGCGCCGTCGGCGCGATCGTCTACAACAACGTCGAGGGCGTGCTCTCCGGCACCCTCGGCGACGCGACCGCCGGGAAGATCCCGACCGGCGGCATCACCCAGGCGGAGGGCGAGAAGCTGGCCGCCGACCTCGCCAAGGGGCCGGTGAACCTCTCCTTCGAGATCCGCCAGTTCCAGGAGAAGCGGTCCACCAACAACGTCATCGCGGAGACCAAGGGCGGCAACGCCGCCAACACCGTGATGCTCGGCGCCCACCTGGACTCCGTCACCGCGGGCCCCGGCATCAACGACAACGGCTCCGGGTCCGCCGGCCTCCTCCAGACCGCCCTGGAGCTCGCCAAGTCCAAGGACAAGGTCCGCAACAAGGTGCGCTTCGCCTGGTGGTCCGCCGAGGAGGTCGGCCTGCTCGGCTCCGACCACTACGTCACCAACCTGAGCTCCCTCGGCAAGAAGGAGATCAAGCTCTACCTCAACTTCGACATGATCGCCTCGCCGAACTACGGACTCTTCGTCTACGACGGCGACGACTCCGACGGCGTCGGCTCGGGGGCCGGCCCCGAGGGCTCCGCCCAGCTGGAGCGCGACATCACGAACTTCATGGACAAGACCGGCGCCCCGCACGAGGGCACCGACTTCACCGGCCGCTCCGACTACGGGCCGTTCGTCGAGGCCGGCATCCCCTCCGGCGGCACCTTCACCGGCGCCGAGGGCATCAAGACCGCGGGCCAGGCCGAGAAGTTCGGCGGCGAGGCGGGCGTCGCGTACGACGTGAACTACCACGCCGCGGGTGACGACATCACGAACATCGACATGACGGCGTTCGACATCAACATCGACGTCATCGCCAACGCCGTGGGCACCTACGCCCACGACATCAGCTCCCTCAAGAAGCCGGTCGTCTCCGTCCCGACGACCGGTGACGCGGGCAGCGGCGGCGGCCTGCACGGCGACCACGACGAGGTCACGGAGTGA
- a CDS encoding LytR C-terminal domain-containing protein, whose product MSMLTPPGMGGKYRITGDVYPRMRRPHRRRRIVLGAAAAVLVLGAAGWGTLQLVDVFSGGDEKTTNAAGKQADCKAAPKAKPTPTPGSRTAGGAPLPKPAQITVNVYNATPRAGLAKTTADELKKRGFVIGKVGNAPVAYDKKVPGSALLLGSPGATKGAFSVVGTQLKAATTKVDARTTADVDLIIGTAFKTLDPKAAADAALVALNKPKPVPGRC is encoded by the coding sequence ATGAGCATGCTCACTCCCCCCGGAATGGGCGGAAAGTACCGCATCACGGGGGATGTCTATCCCCGCATGCGCCGCCCCCACCGCCGGCGCAGGATCGTCCTCGGGGCGGCAGCCGCCGTGCTCGTGCTCGGCGCGGCCGGCTGGGGGACGCTGCAGCTCGTCGACGTCTTCTCCGGCGGCGACGAGAAGACCACCAACGCCGCCGGCAAACAGGCCGACTGCAAGGCCGCGCCCAAGGCGAAGCCCACGCCCACGCCGGGCTCGCGGACCGCCGGCGGCGCCCCGCTGCCCAAGCCCGCCCAGATCACGGTCAACGTCTACAACGCGACCCCGCGCGCCGGGCTCGCCAAGACGACCGCGGACGAGCTGAAGAAGCGCGGCTTCGTCATCGGCAAGGTGGGCAACGCGCCGGTCGCCTACGACAAGAAGGTCCCCGGCTCCGCACTGCTGCTCGGCTCCCCCGGGGCCACCAAGGGCGCCTTCTCCGTGGTCGGCACGCAGCTGAAGGCGGCGACGACGAAGGTCGACGCCCGCACCACGGCGGACGTCGACCTGATCATCGGCACGGCCTTCAAGACGCTCGACCCGAAGGCGGCCGCGGACGCGGCGCTCGTCGCGCTCAACAAGCCGAAGCCGGTGCCGGGCCGCTGCTGA
- a CDS encoding helicase HerA-like domain-containing protein, whose amino-acid sequence MSEREQLMSEREREQPWAEIAAGYAFDGPALDLGALLWGGTCHPDAQVRIPLPMLNRHGLVAGATGTGKTKTLQLIAEQLSANGVPVFLADIKGDVSGISAPGADGEKVRERAGQVGQEWAATGFPCEFYGLGGTGPGSVPSPGIPIRATVTSFGPVLLSKVLQLNQTQEQSLGLIFHYADSKGLELVDLKDLRAVVAFLVSDTGKAELKGIGGLSTVTAGVILRAITAFEQQGAGAFFGEPEFDTAEFLRTSPDDGRGIVSVLELAAVQDKPQLFSTFLMWLLADLYGDLPEVGDVDKPKLVFFFDEAHLLFNGASKAFLESITQTVRLIRSKGVGVFFVTQTPKDVPGDVLAQLGNRVQHALRAFTPDDAKALKATVRTFPNSAYDLEEVLTGLGTGEAVITVLSEKGAPTPVAATRLRAPQSLMAPIPAAELEAAVKGSPLYGRYAEAVDRESAYEKLTAEQQEAEAEALRAAERVAAEKEAARAPRAGSRQKEEPSLAQQVVGSGLFKSLARSVGTQLGREISRSIFGTAKRRR is encoded by the coding sequence ATGAGCGAGCGTGAGCAGCTGATGAGCGAGCGCGAGCGCGAACAGCCCTGGGCGGAGATCGCCGCCGGGTACGCCTTCGACGGGCCCGCGCTCGATCTGGGCGCGCTGCTCTGGGGCGGTACGTGCCACCCGGACGCGCAGGTCCGCATCCCGCTCCCGATGCTCAACCGGCACGGGCTGGTCGCCGGCGCGACCGGCACCGGCAAGACGAAGACGCTCCAGCTGATCGCCGAGCAGCTGTCCGCGAACGGCGTGCCCGTCTTCCTCGCCGACATCAAGGGCGACGTCTCCGGGATCTCCGCGCCCGGCGCGGACGGCGAGAAGGTGCGCGAGCGGGCCGGGCAGGTCGGCCAGGAGTGGGCGGCGACCGGCTTCCCCTGCGAGTTCTACGGGCTGGGCGGGACGGGCCCCGGCTCCGTCCCGAGCCCCGGGATTCCGATCCGGGCCACCGTCACCAGCTTCGGCCCGGTGCTGCTCTCCAAGGTCCTCCAGCTCAACCAGACCCAGGAGCAGTCCCTCGGCCTGATCTTCCACTACGCCGACAGCAAGGGCCTCGAACTGGTCGATCTGAAGGACCTGCGGGCCGTCGTCGCCTTCCTGGTCTCCGACACCGGCAAGGCCGAACTGAAGGGGATCGGCGGCCTGTCGACGGTGACGGCCGGGGTGATCCTGCGCGCCATCACCGCCTTCGAGCAGCAGGGCGCGGGCGCGTTCTTCGGGGAGCCGGAGTTCGACACGGCCGAGTTCCTGCGCACCTCGCCGGACGACGGGCGCGGCATCGTCTCCGTACTCGAACTGGCCGCCGTACAGGACAAGCCGCAGCTGTTCTCGACCTTCCTGATGTGGCTGCTCGCCGATCTGTACGGGGACCTGCCGGAGGTCGGCGACGTCGACAAGCCCAAGCTGGTCTTCTTCTTCGACGAGGCGCATCTGCTGTTCAACGGGGCGTCGAAGGCGTTCCTGGAGTCGATCACGCAGACGGTGCGGCTGATCCGGTCCAAGGGCGTCGGGGTGTTCTTCGTGACGCAGACCCCGAAGGACGTGCCGGGTGACGTCCTGGCCCAGCTCGGCAACCGGGTGCAGCACGCGCTGCGCGCCTTCACCCCGGACGACGCCAAGGCGCTGAAGGCGACCGTACGGACCTTCCCGAACTCGGCGTACGACCTGGAGGAGGTGCTCACCGGCCTCGGTACGGGCGAGGCGGTGATCACGGTCCTCAGCGAGAAGGGCGCCCCGACCCCGGTGGCGGCGACCCGGCTGCGCGCCCCGCAGTCCCTGATGGCGCCGATCCCGGCGGCGGAGCTGGAGGCGGCGGTGAAGGGCTCGCCGCTGTACGGGCGGTACGCGGAGGCCGTGGACCGCGAGTCGGCGTACGAGAAGCTGACGGCCGAGCAGCAGGAGGCGGAGGCGGAGGCGCTGCGTGCGGCGGAGCGGGTCGCGGCGGAGAAGGAAGCGGCGAGGGCTCCTCGGGCCGGATCACGGCAGAAGGAGGAGCCCTCGCTCGCCCAACAGGTCGTCGGGAGCGGTCTGTTCAAGTCGCTCGCGCGATCGGTCGGCACCCAGCTGGGCCGGGAGATCAGCCGCTCGATCTTCGGTACGGCGAAGCGCCGGCGCTAG
- a CDS encoding DUF397 domain-containing protein: protein MEVAPGFPDLVPVRDSKAPEGPAVVFDRAAWATFVHSL from the coding sequence ATCGAAGTCGCCCCCGGATTCCCCGACCTCGTCCCCGTACGTGACAGCAAGGCCCCGGAGGGCCCTGCTGTCGTCTTCGACCGCGCCGCATGGGCGACGTTCGTCCACAGCCTGTGA
- the tadA gene encoding tRNA adenosine(34) deaminase TadA, which produces MRLALAEGELAAAAGDVPVGAVVLAPDGTVLARGHNEREATGDPTAHAEILALRRAAAATGEWRLTGCTLVVTLEPCVMCAGALVQARVERVVFGAFDEKAGATGSLWDLVRDRRLNHRPEVIHGVLEAECSDRLTRFFRDR; this is translated from the coding sequence ATGCGGCTCGCCCTCGCCGAGGGCGAGCTGGCCGCGGCGGCCGGTGACGTGCCGGTCGGCGCGGTCGTCCTGGCCCCGGACGGCACGGTCCTCGCCCGCGGCCACAACGAGCGCGAGGCCACCGGCGACCCGACCGCCCACGCGGAGATCCTCGCCCTGCGGCGGGCCGCGGCGGCGACCGGCGAGTGGCGGCTGACCGGCTGCACGCTCGTCGTGACCCTGGAGCCCTGCGTGATGTGCGCGGGCGCGCTCGTCCAGGCGCGGGTCGAACGGGTGGTCTTCGGCGCCTTCGACGAGAAGGCCGGCGCCACCGGCTCCCTCTGGGACCTGGTCCGCGACCGGCGTCTCAACCACCGCCCCGAGGTGATCCACGGCGTCCTGGAGGCGGAGTGCTCGGACCGTCTGACCCGCTTCTTCCGGGACCGCTGA
- the upp gene encoding uracil phosphoribosyltransferase, which produces MRLHVVDHPLVAHKLTTLRDKRTDSATFRRLADELVTLLAYEATRDVRTEQVDIETPVTPTTGVKLSYPRPLVVPILRAGLGMLDGMVRLLPTAEVGFLGMIRNEETLEASTYATRMPEDLSGRQVYVLDPMLATGGTLVAAIQELIKRGADDVTAVVLLAAPEGVEVMERELAGTPVTVVTASVDERLNEHGYIVPGLGDAGDRMYGSAE; this is translated from the coding sequence ATGCGTCTCCACGTCGTCGACCACCCGCTGGTCGCCCACAAGCTCACCACTCTGCGCGACAAGCGCACGGACTCCGCGACCTTCCGCCGGCTCGCCGACGAGCTGGTCACCCTGCTCGCCTACGAGGCGACCCGGGACGTGCGGACCGAGCAGGTCGACATCGAGACCCCCGTGACGCCGACGACCGGCGTGAAGCTGTCGTACCCGCGGCCGCTGGTGGTCCCGATCCTGCGGGCCGGTCTCGGCATGCTCGACGGCATGGTGCGGCTGCTGCCCACCGCCGAGGTCGGCTTCCTGGGCATGATCCGCAACGAGGAGACGCTGGAGGCGTCGACCTACGCGACGCGGATGCCGGAGGACCTGTCCGGCCGCCAGGTGTACGTGCTCGACCCGATGCTCGCGACCGGCGGCACGCTCGTCGCGGCCATCCAGGAGCTGATCAAGCGCGGCGCCGACGACGTGACCGCGGTCGTGCTGCTCGCCGCCCCGGAGGGCGTCGAGGTCATGGAGCGCGAGCTTGCGGGCACGCCGGTGACCGTCGTGACCGCCTCGGTCGATGAGCGGCTCAACGAGCACGGCTACATCGTGCCGGGCCTCGGCGACGCGGGCGACCGCATGTACGGCTCGGCCGAGTAG
- a CDS encoding RNA polymerase sigma factor SigF has translation MSAEQGSSKVLTLTPTLTPMPTQTTAPTAADRSTAEGVTTAEATPDLAGTTEVARTDATTDATTTDVAADPATGSTPVAENAVTQPAVAPEALDTRTLSRSLFLRLRALDDEGAAADSPERTYVRDTLIELNLPLVRYAAARFRSRNEPMEDIVQVGTIGLIKAIDRFDCERGVEFPTFAMPTVVGEIKRFFRDTSWSVRVPRRLQELRLALTKASDELSQKLDRSPTVPELAAVLGVSEEDVVDGLAVGNAYTASSLDSPSPEDDGGEGSLADRLGYEDTALEGVEYRESLKPLLAKLPPRERQIIMLRFFANMTQSQIGEEVGISQMHVSRLLTRTLAQLREGLIAD, from the coding sequence ATGTCCGCAGAACAGGGCAGCTCGAAGGTGCTCACGCTCACGCCCACGCTCACGCCCATGCCCACGCAGACGACGGCGCCGACCGCCGCCGACCGCTCGACGGCGGAGGGCGTAACGACGGCCGAGGCCACGCCGGACCTGGCGGGCACGACGGAGGTGGCCAGGACGGACGCGACCACGGACGCGACCACGACGGACGTGGCCGCCGACCCGGCCACGGGCTCAACTCCCGTCGCGGAGAACGCCGTCACACAGCCCGCCGTCGCGCCGGAGGCCCTCGACACCCGCACCCTCTCCCGCTCCCTCTTCCTGCGGCTGCGCGCCCTGGACGACGAGGGCGCCGCCGCGGACAGCCCCGAGCGGACCTACGTCCGCGACACCCTCATCGAGCTCAACCTCCCCCTCGTGCGCTACGCGGCGGCCCGCTTCCGCTCCCGCAACGAGCCGATGGAGGACATCGTCCAGGTCGGCACCATCGGCCTGATCAAGGCGATCGACCGCTTCGACTGCGAACGCGGCGTGGAATTCCCGACGTTCGCCATGCCGACCGTCGTCGGCGAGATCAAGCGCTTCTTCCGCGACACCTCGTGGTCGGTGCGCGTGCCGCGCCGGCTCCAGGAGCTGCGGCTCGCCCTCACCAAGGCCAGCGACGAGCTCTCGCAGAAGCTCGACCGCTCCCCGACGGTGCCCGAACTCGCCGCGGTGCTCGGGGTGTCGGAGGAGGACGTGGTCGACGGCCTCGCCGTCGGCAACGCGTACACCGCCTCCTCCCTCGACTCCCCGTCCCCCGAGGACGACGGCGGCGAGGGCTCCCTCGCCGACCGCCTCGGCTACGAGGACACGGCCCTGGAGGGCGTCGAGTACCGCGAGTCGCTGAAGCCGCTGCTCGCCAAACTCCCGCCCCGGGAGCGGCAGATCATCATGCTGCGCTTCTTCGCCAACATGACCCAGTCGCAGATCGGCGAGGAGGTCGGCATCTCGCAGATGCACGTGTCCCGGCTGCTTACGCGGACGCTGGCGCAGCTGCGCGAGGGCCTGATCGCGGACTGA